In a genomic window of Ranitomeya imitator isolate aRanImi1 chromosome 5, aRanImi1.pri, whole genome shotgun sequence:
- the LOC138680883 gene encoding adiponectin-like, which produces MQVLHSVYSLLILLPLCILADDDPTQPQKNPCANWMGGAPGYPGHNGLPGRDGKDGNDGVKGERGEQGVKGQKGEVGELGLPGPEGPRGFTGPQGQTGESPFLHRSAFSMGLTTKVSTPNVPIRFTKVFYNEQRHYDETTGKFTCHVKGLYLFSYHLTVYMKDVKIGLYKNNKPIMFTFDQFQTNNVDQASGSVLLALDVGDEVCLQIYGEDYGGIYGDNLNDSSFSGILLYPSSENM; this is translated from the exons ATGCAGGTCCTACATTCTGTGTACTCATTGcttatactgctgcctctgtgcattTTGGCTGATGATGACCCAACACAGCCCCAAAAGAATCCTTGTGCTAACTGGATGGGGGGAGCACCGGGATATCCTGGACACAACGGACTTCCTGGAAGAGATGGCAAAGATGGGAATGATGGAGTGAAGGGAGAAAGAGGAGAACAAG GTGTTAAGGGGCAGAAGGGAGAAGTTGGTGAACTAGGACTTCCAGGACCTGAAGGTCCACGTGGCTTTACAGGACCCCAAGGACAAACAGGCGAGAGTCCTTTTCTGCACCGTTCAGCCTTTAGTATGGGGCTGACAACTAAAGTTTCCACACCAAATGTCCCGATACGCTTCACAAAAGTATTTTATAACGAGCAACGCCATTATGAtgagaccacaggaaagttcacctGCCATGTAAAGGGCCTTTATTTATTCTCCTACCATCTCACTGTCTACATGAAGGATGTCAAGATTGGATTATACAAGAATAATAAACCCATCATGTTCACCTTTGACCAGTTTCAGACAAATAATGTAGATCAGGCCTCTGGTTCTGTCCTTCTGGCCTTAGATGTTGGAGATGAAGTTTGCCTGCAGATATACGGGGAGGATTATGGTGGCATCTATGGAGATAATCTCAATGACTCATCATTCTCTGGAATCCTGTTGTATCCAAGCTCCGAAAACATGTAG